The following are encoded in a window of Kitasatospora sp. NBC_01250 genomic DNA:
- a CDS encoding DUF2206 domain-containing protein has product MRRPAAQLRRTAAAVVRRSGARWTLLAGTALAAGVELLPGVPVPLLAPAGFWLLLGAPWLLWYGCADAFVSTRDGRALVSVALAIGSDLVTELLLNTVLPPLGDDRPLRQAPLALAAALAVLLLAWALPPGPAAGPTRPRSRAAARAARRNQRRNPRRTPGLRPVLLLGAGCLLLSVGGAIRLNNGLGSTMAVLALVAMAVLFVQLLRGRRRYPEAVLGLGLFLLAAALLLLTSLRGWFITGHDIQREYEVFELAFSADRWQIAAFRDPYNACLSITLLPTAFARLTGIGGLYVFKAVFPLLFALSAPLVHRSVRNVTQRVVALLSALYFVAFPTFFTDMTFLARQEIAFLLLGAALVVLTDRSRPIRARRLAFTGLMGGVVLSHYSTTFVVVMVLAIALLTDHAWRLAARLRARRRGGPRQPVTAFVTWWIVVATAVAAVLWTGPLTGTGGQLRSTVTATVQDAVDPAQAQSGSSDTSYSLLGGQAVTPQQRLAQYQADTLQLTAKDRANGDYLPAQEVAQYQVQAVAEPDLPLTAVGRALGRTGLDVSGANKLVRQWAADLLQLLLLVGLAVCLWTRGGRVRRAFRPARDQVTLSVAMIVVIGLLTVLPQLSVDYGVLRAFQQGLFFFAPFIAAGSLWAFRWARRWALPLAGTLAVAFFLDLTGAVPQVIGGYPPQLNLNNAGQYYDIYYVQPQERSAISWLEQLTTDDQKQNVQSEVQTDRYTFSRLQTLIRGRALDDIYPTLVGSNSYVFLGSTTVTKDEATTFYRGDLVTYRYPTALLDTTKNEIYSSDGAEIFR; this is encoded by the coding sequence ATGAGGCGCCCGGCGGCACAGCTGCGCCGCACCGCCGCGGCCGTCGTCCGTCGCAGCGGCGCCCGTTGGACCCTGCTGGCCGGCACCGCGCTGGCCGCCGGCGTGGAGCTGCTGCCCGGCGTGCCGGTCCCGCTGCTGGCGCCGGCCGGTTTCTGGCTGCTGCTCGGCGCGCCCTGGCTGCTCTGGTACGGGTGCGCGGACGCCTTCGTGTCGACCAGGGACGGGCGGGCGCTGGTGTCCGTCGCGCTGGCGATCGGCAGCGACCTGGTCACCGAGCTGCTGCTGAACACCGTGCTGCCGCCGCTCGGCGACGACCGGCCGCTGCGCCAGGCGCCGTTGGCGCTCGCCGCGGCCCTGGCCGTGCTGCTGCTCGCCTGGGCCCTGCCGCCCGGCCCGGCGGCGGGGCCCACCCGCCCCCGCTCCCGGGCCGCGGCCAGGGCGGCGCGGCGCAACCAGCGCCGCAACCCGCGCCGCACGCCGGGCCTGCGCCCGGTGCTGCTGCTCGGCGCCGGCTGCCTGCTGCTCAGCGTGGGCGGGGCGATCCGGCTGAACAACGGCCTGGGGTCGACCATGGCCGTCCTCGCTCTGGTGGCGATGGCCGTGCTCTTCGTCCAACTGCTGCGCGGGCGCCGCCGCTACCCCGAGGCGGTGCTCGGTCTGGGCCTGTTCCTGCTGGCCGCCGCCCTGTTGCTGCTCACCTCGCTGCGCGGCTGGTTCATCACCGGTCATGACATCCAACGCGAGTACGAGGTCTTCGAGTTGGCGTTCAGCGCGGACCGCTGGCAGATCGCCGCGTTCCGTGACCCGTACAACGCCTGCCTGAGCATCACGCTGCTGCCCACCGCGTTCGCCCGGCTGACCGGGATCGGCGGACTGTACGTCTTCAAGGCCGTCTTCCCGCTGCTCTTCGCGCTCAGCGCGCCCCTGGTCCACCGCTCGGTGCGCAACGTGACGCAACGCGTGGTGGCGCTGCTCTCGGCGCTGTACTTCGTGGCGTTCCCCACCTTCTTCACCGACATGACCTTCCTGGCCCGCCAGGAGATCGCCTTCCTGCTGCTGGGCGCCGCCCTGGTGGTGCTCACCGACCGGAGCCGCCCGATCCGCGCGCGCCGCCTGGCCTTCACCGGCCTGATGGGCGGGGTGGTGCTGTCGCACTACTCGACCACCTTCGTGGTCGTCATGGTGCTGGCCATCGCGCTGCTCACCGACCACGCCTGGCGCCTGGCGGCCCGACTGCGCGCCCGCCGCCGCGGCGGCCCGCGCCAGCCGGTCACCGCCTTCGTGACCTGGTGGATCGTGGTGGCCACCGCGGTGGCCGCGGTGCTCTGGACCGGGCCGCTGACCGGCACCGGCGGCCAGCTGCGCAGCACGGTCACCGCCACCGTGCAGGACGCGGTCGACCCGGCGCAGGCCCAGTCCGGCTCCTCCGACACCTCCTACAGCCTGCTCGGCGGCCAGGCGGTCACCCCGCAGCAGCGGCTGGCCCAGTACCAGGCGGACACCCTGCAACTGACCGCCAAGGACCGGGCGAACGGCGACTACCTGCCGGCCCAGGAGGTCGCGCAGTACCAGGTGCAGGCGGTGGCCGAGCCCGACCTGCCGCTCACCGCGGTCGGCCGTGCGCTGGGCCGCACCGGCCTGGACGTGTCGGGGGCCAACAAGCTGGTCCGCCAGTGGGCCGCCGACCTGCTGCAACTCCTGCTGCTGGTCGGGCTCGCGGTCTGCCTCTGGACCCGCGGGGGCCGGGTCCGCCGGGCCTTCCGCCCGGCCCGCGACCAGGTCACCCTGAGTGTCGCGATGATCGTGGTGATCGGCCTGCTGACCGTGCTGCCGCAGCTGTCGGTGGACTACGGCGTGCTGCGGGCCTTCCAGCAGGGGCTGTTCTTCTTCGCGCCGTTCATCGCGGCCGGCTCGCTCTGGGCCTTCCGCTGGGCCAGGCGGTGGGCGCTGCCGCTGGCCGGCACCCTCGCGGTGGCGTTCTTCCTCGATCTGACCGGGGCGGTCCCGCAGGTGATCGGCGGCTACCCGCCACAGCTCAACCTCAACAACGCGGGCCAGTACTACGACATCTACTACGTGCAGCCGCAGGAGCGTTCGGCGATCAGCTGGCTGGAGCAGCTCACCACGGACGACCAGAAGCAGAACGTGCAGTCCGAGGTGCAGACCGACCGCTACACCTTCAGCCGGCTCCAGACGCTGATCCGCGGCCGGGCGCTGGACGACATCTACCCGACCCTGGTCGGCAGCAACTCCTATGTCTTCCTGGGCTCCACCACGGTGACCAAGGACGAGGCGACCACCTTCTACCGGGGCGATCTGGTGACCTACCGCTATCCGACGGCCCTGCTCGACACCACCAAGAACGAGATCTACAGCAGCGACGGAGCGGAGATCTTCCGGTGA
- a CDS encoding glycosyltransferase family 4 protein — protein sequence MSTIVQITPYYPPHLGGLERVVENLAAGLGDRHEVEVLTTTIGAAGAPRRSRQGAVTVHRHRSVEFAHTPLVPGLPLALLRRPPGRSPGRPGDTVLHLHSAHALLPELVALTAWLRRQPVVLHFHLDVDASGRFGRLLPAYKKHVFRPVLRAAAAVIVLTPGQAEFVESTYRVPGERIHVVPNGVDGGYFMPVRESAQAGATEERPLELLYVGRLSPQKNVARLLEAMRLVREPVRLRIVGDGELRGRLEAQARELGLTRVEFAGARLGDELVSAYAEADAFVLPSDKEGMPLVVLEAMAAGLPVIATDVPGNAELIGGVGLLAAPEPAALAAAIDQVAGDARLRRTLAERSAATAPAFAWDAVVRRVERVYAEVLTGTGR from the coding sequence ATGAGTACCATCGTGCAGATCACGCCGTACTACCCGCCCCATCTGGGCGGCCTGGAACGGGTGGTGGAGAACCTGGCGGCCGGTCTGGGGGACCGCCACGAGGTCGAGGTACTGACCACCACGATCGGCGCCGCGGGCGCGCCGCGCCGCAGCCGGCAGGGCGCCGTGACGGTGCACCGGCACCGCTCGGTGGAGTTCGCGCACACCCCGCTGGTGCCCGGCCTGCCGCTGGCGCTGCTGCGCCGGCCACCGGGGCGCTCGCCAGGCCGCCCGGGCGACACCGTGCTGCACCTGCACTCCGCGCACGCGCTGCTGCCCGAACTCGTCGCGCTCACGGCATGGTTGCGCCGTCAGCCGGTCGTGCTCCACTTCCACCTGGACGTGGACGCCTCGGGCCGGTTCGGCCGGCTGCTGCCCGCCTACAAGAAGCACGTCTTCCGGCCGGTGCTGCGCGCGGCGGCGGCCGTGATCGTGCTGACCCCCGGCCAGGCCGAGTTCGTCGAGTCGACCTACCGGGTGCCCGGCGAGCGGATCCACGTGGTGCCCAACGGGGTGGACGGCGGCTACTTCATGCCGGTGCGCGAATCTGCCCAGGCGGGCGCGACGGAGGAACGGCCGCTCGAGCTGCTCTACGTGGGCCGGTTGAGCCCGCAGAAGAACGTCGCCCGGCTGCTGGAGGCGATGCGCCTGGTGCGAGAGCCGGTCCGGCTGCGGATCGTCGGCGACGGCGAGCTGCGCGGCCGGCTGGAGGCGCAGGCCCGCGAACTCGGCCTCACCCGGGTGGAGTTCGCCGGTGCCCGGCTGGGCGACGAACTGGTGAGCGCCTACGCCGAGGCGGACGCCTTCGTGCTGCCCTCCGACAAGGAGGGGATGCCGCTGGTGGTCCTGGAGGCGATGGCCGCCGGGCTCCCGGTGATCGCCACCGACGTCCCCGGCAACGCCGAACTCATCGGCGGGGTGGGCCTGCTGGCCGCGCCGGAACCGGCCGCGCTGGCCGCCGCCATCGACCAGGTGGCAGGCGATGCGCGACTGCGCCGCACGCTCGCCGAGCGCAGCGCCGCGACCGCACCGGCCTTCGCCTGGGACGCGGTGGTGCGACGCGTGGAGCGGGTGTACGCCGAGGTGCTGACGGGGACGGGCCGATGA
- a CDS encoding polysaccharide deacetylase family protein: MNALTGTASPADPPHVTVTTSWDDGHTLDPRLAALLERYRLPGTFYIAPRNREFTPAQRLSAAGIGELAERFEIGGHTLTHQRLPQLTDAAAAEEIRGGRVELEDIIGEPVTSFCYPRGEYTPGQVKLVEQAGFTLARTVRRSSLRPGPALELDTTVNAYAHRVDAPLALRLAGGRPWRAARLFLAWDELAVHWFDRCLREGGVFHLWGHSWEVDARGDWARLERVLAHIADRPQVAYRTNRELLRLAA; this comes from the coding sequence ATGAACGCCCTTACCGGCACGGCGAGTCCAGCCGATCCGCCGCACGTCACCGTCACCACCAGCTGGGACGACGGGCACACCCTCGACCCCCGCCTCGCGGCACTGCTGGAGCGCTACCGGCTGCCCGGCACCTTCTACATCGCCCCGCGCAACCGGGAGTTCACCCCGGCCCAGCGGCTGTCCGCCGCCGGCATCGGCGAGTTGGCCGAACGCTTCGAGATCGGCGGCCACACGCTGACCCACCAGCGGCTGCCGCAGCTGACCGACGCCGCCGCGGCCGAGGAGATCCGGGGCGGGCGGGTCGAGCTGGAGGACATCATCGGCGAGCCGGTGACCAGCTTCTGCTACCCGCGCGGCGAGTACACCCCGGGCCAGGTCAAGCTGGTCGAACAGGCCGGCTTCACGCTGGCCCGCACGGTGCGGCGCAGCAGCCTGCGCCCGGGCCCGGCACTGGAGCTGGACACCACGGTGAACGCCTACGCGCACCGGGTGGACGCGCCGCTGGCGCTGCGGCTGGCCGGGGGCCGGCCGTGGCGGGCGGCCCGGCTCTTCCTGGCCTGGGACGAACTGGCCGTCCACTGGTTCGACCGGTGCCTGCGCGAGGGCGGTGTCTTCCACCTGTGGGGGCACAGCTGGGAGGTGGACGCCCGGGGCGACTGGGCGCGCCTGGAGCGGGTGCTGGCCCATATCGCGGACCGCCCGCAGGTGGCCTACCGCACCAACCGCGAACTGCTCCGGCTGGCGGCCTGA
- a CDS encoding glycosyltransferase family 2 protein: MNTLSIVIPALNEAENLPAVMASIPFAELKDGGWDTEVLVVDNGSTDGTGDIARTLGARVVSQPVRGYGNAYRAGFSAATGDVIATGDADRTYPFDALPRLLRTLVDHDVEFMTTNRLVGGNSEAMKPSHSLGNHVLSAISRVLFRNELRDSQSGMWVFRRYVWQRLDVRSGGMSFSQEIKNAATRAGYRYVEIPIEYRKRGGQVKLNAFRDGTENLRQLFEHNFRRTRPVLRPVVATVGPGYAAGQGYAGQGYADQGYSAQEFDSV; the protein is encoded by the coding sequence ATGAACACTCTGTCCATCGTCATACCCGCGCTCAACGAGGCCGAAAACCTGCCCGCCGTGATGGCCTCCATCCCGTTCGCCGAACTCAAGGACGGGGGCTGGGACACCGAGGTGTTAGTCGTGGACAACGGCTCCACCGACGGCACCGGCGACATCGCCCGCACGCTCGGCGCCCGGGTGGTCAGCCAGCCCGTGCGCGGCTACGGCAACGCCTACCGGGCCGGCTTCAGCGCCGCCACCGGTGACGTGATCGCCACCGGCGACGCCGACCGTACCTACCCCTTCGACGCCCTGCCCCGCCTGTTGCGGACCCTGGTCGACCACGATGTCGAATTCATGACGACCAACCGGCTGGTCGGCGGCAACAGCGAGGCGATGAAGCCCTCGCACTCGCTGGGCAACCACGTGCTCAGCGCGATCAGCCGGGTCCTGTTCCGCAACGAACTGCGCGACTCGCAGTCCGGCATGTGGGTCTTCCGCCGCTACGTGTGGCAGCGGCTGGACGTCCGCTCCGGCGGCATGTCCTTCTCCCAGGAGATCAAGAACGCGGCCACCAGGGCCGGTTACCGATATGTGGAGATTCCGATCGAATACCGCAAGCGTGGCGGCCAGGTGAAGCTGAACGCCTTCCGGGACGGCACCGAGAACCTGCGCCAGCTCTTCGAGCACAACTTCCGCCGCACCCGCCCGGTGCTGCGCCCGGTGGTGGCCACGGTCGGGCCGGGATACGCCGCCGGCCAGGGATATGCCGGCCAGGGATATGCCGACCAGGGGTACTCCGCCCAGGAGTTCGACTCCGTATGA
- a CDS encoding class II aldolase/adducin family protein, translating into MVTNESDGSFRQLGDRYPTNSPARATAGSCTHARSLAGPYHDLQVGRCQHRQRLPPGREHGLPWHTATANLVRSPELGRALARDLGPAAACLMPQHGLLAVGRDVAHAVMSAILLERACAVQPAARAAGELKHWTGERESLEKAALVWSDGQIEAGWQYWTRRAGDGAGGGTRRGV; encoded by the coding sequence TTGGTCACGAACGAGTCGGACGGTTCTTTCAGGCAACTCGGCGACCGGTACCCGACCAACTCGCCGGCCCGCGCCACGGCCGGCTCGTGCACGCACGCGCGCAGCCTTGCGGGCCCGTACCACGATCTCCAGGTCGGCCGGTGCCAGCACCGTCAACGGCTGCCACCGGGCCGCGAGCACGGACTGCCCTGGCACACCGCGACCGCGAACCTGGTCCGCTCCCCCGAGCTCGGCCGGGCACTGGCCCGCGACCTGGGGCCGGCCGCCGCCTGCCTGATGCCGCAGCACGGGCTGCTCGCGGTGGGCCGCGACGTGGCGCACGCGGTGATGTCCGCGATCCTGCTCGAACGGGCCTGCGCCGTCCAGCCCGCCGCCCGGGCCGCCGGGGAGCTGAAGCACTGGACCGGAGAGCGGGAGAGCCTGGAGAAGGCCGCCCTGGTCTGGTCCGACGGGCAGATCGAGGCCGGTTGGCAGTACTGGACGCGACGCGCAGGCGACGGCGCTGGTGGCGGAACCCGCCGAGGAGTATGA
- a CDS encoding MgtC/SapB family protein yields MTAGASALLGAPGVNEPFGQGWTQFAELGIALLLSCAIGLEREIRQKAAGLRTYTVVGLGAALFTLISKYGFTDVLHSGQVELDPSRMAAQIVSGLGFIGAGVIFVQRGSVRGLTTAATIWLTAAVGSAAAAGLPVLAVATTAAYFAVCYGLRPVTHRLVRLRTLPTVFRITYTGGQGLLRSVLDEFTGSGFAVLEFATLASGSGDTSSAGLPGSERAEDEGPAIGPVVEVSVAVQGRGDLDELTANLARIPGVLSCNRSSPGDE; encoded by the coding sequence ATGACGGCCGGCGCGAGTGCGCTGCTCGGCGCCCCCGGGGTGAACGAGCCGTTCGGGCAGGGGTGGACGCAGTTCGCCGAACTCGGCATCGCCCTGCTGCTCTCCTGCGCGATCGGCCTGGAGCGGGAGATCCGGCAGAAGGCCGCGGGCCTGCGCACCTACACGGTGGTGGGGCTCGGCGCCGCGCTCTTCACCCTGATCAGCAAGTACGGCTTCACCGACGTGCTGCACTCCGGCCAGGTCGAGCTCGACCCCTCCCGGATGGCCGCGCAGATCGTCTCCGGTCTCGGCTTCATCGGTGCCGGGGTGATCTTCGTCCAGCGCGGCTCGGTGCGCGGGCTGACCACCGCGGCCACCATCTGGCTGACGGCGGCGGTGGGCAGTGCCGCCGCGGCCGGGCTGCCGGTGCTCGCGGTCGCCACCACCGCCGCCTACTTCGCGGTCTGCTACGGGCTGCGCCCGGTGACCCACCGGCTGGTGCGGCTGCGCACCCTGCCGACCGTCTTCCGGATCACCTACACCGGCGGCCAAGGCCTGCTGCGCTCGGTGCTCGACGAGTTCACCGGCTCGGGCTTCGCCGTCCTGGAGTTCGCCACCCTCGCCTCCGGCAGCGGGGACACCTCGTCCGCCGGGCTGCCCGGCAGCGAGCGTGCGGAGGACGAGGGCCCGGCCATCGGCCCGGTCGTGGAGGTCTCGGTGGCCGTCCAAGGGCGCGGCGATCTGGACGAGCTGACCGCGAACCTGGCCCGGATCCCGGGCGTGCTGTCCTGCAACCGCAGCAGCCCGGGGGACGAGTAG
- a CDS encoding amino acid permease: MQTSPAVPRQATLPGPSDGPPDTPGSGPGSGPGSGPKQAKGGRFGLPTATALVMGNIIGGGIFMLPAAVAPYGTVSLLSFAVLTVGAIALALVFGKLARRNPRTGGPYVYAREAFGDFAGFLSAWSYWITTWVSNAALAVAAVGYLDVLLPIQHSTLLTIGAALTLQWLPALANLAGTKYVGVVQVVSTVLKFIPLLLVAIGGLGFFDPAKMGPFDASGSGWLGGMTAAAAILLFSYLGVESAAMSAGQVRDPERNVGRASVLGTAGAALVYLLGTLAVFGTVAHSRLVHSTAPFSDAVNAMFGGSWGGVAIAVAALVSMTGALNGWTLLAAQAPYAAARDGLFPAVFAVERRGVPVFGVLISVGLASLLTVLNFASGAKGAFEILVLVTSFTATVPYLLSTAAQLYWLVRGEHGKVAPGRLLRDAALGLGAFAFSLWLLAGAGYAAVYQGVLFLFAGILIYVWMAGRRDQQPA, from the coding sequence ATGCAGACCAGCCCGGCCGTCCCCCGCCAGGCAACGCTCCCCGGCCCGTCCGACGGGCCGCCCGACACCCCAGGGTCGGGGCCAGGATCAGGGCCGGGGTCGGGGCCGAAGCAGGCGAAGGGTGGCCGGTTCGGACTGCCGACCGCCACCGCGCTGGTGATGGGCAACATCATCGGCGGCGGCATCTTCATGCTGCCGGCCGCGGTCGCGCCGTACGGGACGGTGAGTCTGCTCTCGTTCGCCGTGCTGACGGTGGGCGCCATCGCGCTCGCGCTGGTCTTCGGCAAGCTGGCCCGGCGCAACCCGCGCACCGGCGGCCCCTACGTCTACGCGCGCGAGGCCTTCGGCGACTTCGCCGGCTTCCTGTCCGCCTGGTCGTACTGGATCACCACCTGGGTGAGCAACGCCGCGCTCGCGGTGGCCGCGGTCGGCTACCTCGACGTGCTGCTGCCGATCCAGCACTCCACGCTGCTGACCATCGGTGCCGCGCTCACCCTGCAGTGGCTGCCCGCGCTGGCCAACCTGGCCGGCACCAAGTACGTCGGCGTGGTCCAAGTCGTCTCCACCGTACTGAAGTTCATCCCGCTGCTGCTGGTGGCGATCGGCGGCCTGGGCTTCTTCGACCCGGCCAAGATGGGGCCGTTCGACGCCTCCGGCAGCGGTTGGCTGGGCGGGATGACGGCGGCTGCCGCGATCCTGCTCTTCAGCTACCTGGGGGTGGAGTCGGCCGCGATGAGTGCGGGTCAGGTCCGCGACCCGGAGCGCAACGTCGGGCGGGCCAGCGTGCTCGGCACCGCCGGGGCGGCCCTGGTCTACCTGCTCGGCACGCTCGCGGTCTTCGGCACCGTCGCGCACAGCCGGTTGGTCCACTCCACCGCGCCGTTCTCGGACGCCGTCAACGCGATGTTCGGCGGCTCCTGGGGCGGTGTGGCGATCGCGGTGGCCGCGCTGGTGTCGATGACCGGCGCGCTCAACGGCTGGACCCTGCTGGCCGCGCAGGCGCCGTACGCCGCCGCGCGGGACGGGCTCTTCCCGGCCGTCTTCGCGGTCGAGCGGCGCGGGGTGCCGGTCTTCGGCGTGCTGATCAGCGTCGGGCTGGCCTCGCTGCTGACCGTCCTCAACTTCGCCTCGGGCGCCAAGGGCGCCTTCGAGATCCTGGTGCTGGTGACCTCCTTCACCGCCACCGTGCCCTACCTGCTCTCCACCGCGGCGCAGCTGTACTGGCTGGTGCGCGGCGAGCACGGCAAGGTGGCGCCGGGCCGGCTGCTGCGGGACGCGGCGCTGGGGCTGGGCGCGTTCGCCTTCTCGCTCTGGCTGCTGGCCGGCGCCGGGTACGCGGCCGTCTACCAGGGCGTGCTCTTCCTCTTCGCCGGGATCCTGATCTACGTCTGGATGGCGGGCCGGCGCGACCAGCAGCCCGCCTGA
- a CDS encoding LysR substrate-binding domain-containing protein: MFDPVQLRSFLAVAQSGGFTRAAQRLGLRQSTVSQHVRRLEEAANRRLFLRDTHSVQLTSEGEAMLGFARTILEAHEQALGYFAQTQVRGRVRFGASEDFVYTELPQILRGFRRSNPQVDLELTVGLSAVLYEQLADGRLDLVLGKRPPGGGAQGQLVWQDKLVWIGAEDVRTDPGEPLPLIVYPPPSFTRARALEVCEREGRPWRIACTSTSLSGVRAAALAGLGVVPHARSLVPPGLWVLSDQVGLPDLGSTEFALTTGRTTARGPARVLARAVLADAFRLQRAPERTAP; encoded by the coding sequence GTGTTCGATCCCGTCCAGCTGAGGTCCTTCCTCGCCGTGGCCCAGAGCGGCGGCTTCACCCGGGCCGCCCAGCGGCTGGGGCTGCGGCAGTCGACCGTCAGCCAGCACGTGCGGCGGCTGGAGGAGGCCGCCAACCGGCGGCTCTTCCTGCGCGACACCCACTCCGTGCAGCTGACCAGCGAGGGCGAGGCCATGCTCGGCTTCGCCCGCACGATCCTGGAGGCGCACGAGCAGGCACTCGGCTACTTCGCGCAGACGCAGGTGCGCGGGCGGGTGCGGTTCGGGGCGTCGGAGGATTTCGTCTACACCGAGCTGCCGCAGATCCTGCGCGGGTTCCGGCGCAGCAACCCCCAGGTCGACCTGGAGCTCACCGTCGGTCTCAGCGCCGTGCTCTACGAGCAACTGGCGGACGGACGGCTGGACTTGGTGCTCGGCAAGCGCCCGCCGGGTGGCGGTGCGCAGGGGCAGCTGGTCTGGCAGGACAAGCTGGTGTGGATCGGGGCCGAGGACGTCCGGACGGACCCGGGCGAGCCGCTGCCGCTGATCGTCTACCCGCCGCCCAGCTTCACCCGGGCCCGCGCGCTGGAGGTCTGCGAGCGCGAGGGGCGGCCCTGGCGGATCGCCTGCACCAGCACCAGCCTCTCCGGGGTGCGGGCCGCCGCGCTGGCGGGGCTCGGGGTGGTGCCGCACGCCCGGAGCCTGGTGCCGCCGGGCCTGTGGGTGCTGTCCGACCAGGTGGGCCTGCCGGACCTCGGCAGCACCGAGTTCGCGCTCACCACGGGACGCACCACGGCGCGCGGGCCCGCCCGAGTGCTGGCGCGGGCCGTCCTCGCGGACGCGTTCCGCCTGCAGCGCGCACCGGAGCGGACGGCGCCGTGA
- a CDS encoding bile acid:sodium symporter family protein produces the protein MPRADRPFRSRIPGRLPRVDPFIASLLATVALAALLPARGAAAPLASGAATGAVAVLFFLYGARLSAKEAWDGLKQWRLHGTVLTVTFGLFPLLGVAAHLLVPGLLSPQLYQGLLFLTLLPSTVQSSIAFTSIARGNTAAAVCSATFSSLFGIVLTPLLAAFLLHTKGGISPGSVLQIAEQLLLPFAAGQLLRRRLTAWMARHRAVLGLVDRGSILLVVYSAFSAAVVGGIWGTLSLPRLAALLLVEAALLALVLTTTLLAGRRLGFDRADLIAIVFCGSKKSLASGVPMATVLFRGPAAGLMVLPLMLFHQLQLMVCAVLARRWGAQSQAVEAAATAVATAPGRGTAPDRRRTSPSSVR, from the coding sequence ATGCCTCGCGCCGACCGCCCCTTCCGCTCCCGCATACCCGGGCGCCTGCCGCGGGTCGACCCCTTCATCGCCTCCCTGCTGGCCACCGTCGCGCTGGCCGCCCTGCTCCCCGCCCGCGGCGCCGCCGCACCCCTCGCCTCCGGCGCCGCCACCGGCGCGGTCGCCGTGCTCTTCTTCCTCTACGGCGCCCGGCTCTCCGCCAAGGAGGCCTGGGACGGTCTCAAGCAGTGGCGGCTGCACGGCACCGTGCTCACCGTGACTTTCGGCCTCTTCCCGCTGCTCGGGGTCGCCGCCCACCTGCTGGTACCGGGGCTGCTCTCCCCCCAGCTCTACCAGGGCCTGCTCTTCCTGACCCTGCTGCCCTCCACCGTGCAGTCCTCGATCGCCTTCACCTCCATCGCCCGCGGCAACACGGCCGCAGCCGTGTGCAGCGCCACCTTCTCCAGCCTCTTCGGCATCGTCCTGACCCCGCTGCTCGCCGCCTTCCTGCTGCACACCAAGGGCGGCATCTCCCCCGGCAGCGTCCTGCAGATCGCCGAACAGCTCCTGCTCCCCTTCGCCGCCGGCCAGCTCCTGCGCCGCCGGCTCACCGCCTGGATGGCCCGCCACCGCGCCGTCCTCGGCCTGGTCGACCGCGGCTCGATCCTGCTCGTCGTCTACAGCGCCTTCAGCGCCGCCGTGGTCGGCGGCATCTGGGGCACCCTCTCGCTGCCCCGGCTGGCGGCCCTGCTCCTGGTGGAGGCCGCCCTGCTGGCGCTCGTCCTGACCACCACCCTGCTGGCCGGCCGCCGCCTCGGCTTCGACCGGGCCGACCTGATCGCGATCGTCTTCTGCGGCTCCAAGAAGAGCCTGGCCAGCGGCGTCCCGATGGCCACCGTCCTCTTCCGGGGCCCCGCAGCGGGGTTGATGGTGCTGCCCCTGATGCTCTTCCACCAGCTCCAACTGATGGTCTGCGCCGTCCTCGCCCGCCGCTGGGGCGCGCAGTCGCAGGCGGTCGAGGCAGCCGCGACGGCAGTGGCGACGGCACCGGGCCGCGGCACCGCACCGGACCGGCGCCGGACGAGCCCGAGCTCGGTCCGCTGA
- a CDS encoding DUF5919 domain-containing protein, which produces MIWPDSVRGNVKTGHDREVFAVYPYRSACPTSVWAQLISDATSEILLAGYTNYFVWLEQPALHQTLRRKAEGGCRVRFLLGDPASGTTRQREQLEDVALTVSTRIRITLENLAKLAEVDGVEARFSAPEDGPNHVGLSVFRFDQHALVTPHLARVVGHDSPMMHLRRCEEGGLFDRFAEHAQELWGRSVPV; this is translated from the coding sequence ATGATCTGGCCGGACTCCGTGCGGGGGAACGTCAAGACCGGGCATGACCGGGAGGTGTTCGCCGTCTACCCCTACCGCTCGGCCTGCCCGACTTCGGTCTGGGCTCAGCTCATCTCCGATGCCACGTCCGAGATCCTCCTGGCCGGATACACCAACTACTTCGTCTGGCTGGAGCAGCCGGCGCTGCACCAGACGCTGCGGCGCAAGGCGGAGGGCGGCTGCCGGGTCCGGTTCCTGCTCGGCGATCCCGCGTCCGGTACGACCCGGCAGCGTGAGCAGCTCGAAGACGTCGCCCTCACCGTCTCCACCCGGATCCGGATCACCCTGGAGAACCTCGCCAAGCTCGCCGAGGTCGACGGAGTCGAGGCCCGGTTCAGTGCGCCCGAGGACGGGCCGAACCATGTGGGCCTGTCCGTGTTCCGTTTCGACCAGCACGCGTTGGTGACGCCGCACCTCGCGCGCGTCGTCGGGCACGACTCGCCGATGATGCACCTGCGGCGCTGCGAGGAGGGCGGACTCTTCGACCGGTTCGCCGAGCACGCGCAGGAGTTGTGGGGACGCAGCGTGCCGGTGTAG